The sequence AAGGAGAAGGACAAGACCTATGGGTGTGTTCAGCGACAGAACGAGTATGGAAAGAATACTGTATGCTGTATTTACCTATGAAAACAAAAAGGAGGGAACTAATACCCCTTTCTTACTGACACATAATAATTGACATTACCGCCATTTGTCTTGACAACACCAAATAAGATTTTGTATCTTTAAATGCCCTTTAATTAACGATATAATACAACTTGGGCTCTGAATTATAAAATGAAAGGAGCAAACCTTGTTTGAGATAGCAGAGAAAAAACAGCTTTCACACACTGTGTCGCTTTTCAGGATTAAGGCGCCGCAGATTGCAAAGAAAAGAAAGGCAGGCCAGTTTATTATCATCAGGCTAAATGAGCACGGCGAGAGGATACCGTTAACCATTGTTGACTCTGATGCAGCAGAAGGGACAATTAGCATCATATCCCAGGAGGTTGGGAAGACCACTTCACTGCTCGGCGCGCTTGAAAAGGGTGACAGCATAATGGACGTTGTGGGCCCGCTTGGCAGGCCAACCCATATAGAAAATTTCGGCACAGCAGTCTGCGTGGGCGGAGGCATAGGCGCTGCGCCTGTATATCCCATTGCAAAGGCATTAAAGGCAGCGGGCAACAAAGTTATTTCCATAATAGGCGCAAGAACAAAAGAGATTTTAATCCTTGAGGATGAGATGAAAAAGACAAGCGATGAGCTTTATGTGACAACAGATGACGGCAGTTATGGCCATCACGGATTTGTAACGCAGGTACTTCAGAAATTCATAGATGAAAAGAGGAAGATTGATATTGTCGTAGGCATAGGTCCTATTCCTATGATGAAGGCGGTTTGCAATGTGACAAGGTCGCACAAAATTCACACAGTAGTCAGCTTGAACCCGATTATGGTGGATGGCACAGGCATGTGCGGCACTTGCAGGGTAACAATAGGCGGGAAGAACCAGTTTGTCTGCGTTGACGGCCCTGAGTTTGACGGCCATGAGGTTGACTTTGACGAACTCATAAGGAGAAACAGAAGCTATCTCAAAGAAGAAAAAATGGCAATGGAAGAAGCCACCTACCATGAAGGCGCAAGGTGTTATGATAGGAGCGGAAGCTGATGGATCCAAAAGAAATTAAAGAACGGATGAAGATACCCAAACAGCCGATGCCTGAGCAGGAGCCGAAGGAAAGGGTAAGGAATTTCTACGAGGTGCCTTACGGATACACGGCCGAGCTTGCAATAGAAGAGGCAAAGCGGTGCATCCAATGTAAGAACCCTTTGTGCATCGGCGGATGCCCTGTAAATATTGATATACCGTGGTTTATAAGGCTTATCGCAGAAGGCAAGTTTGTTGAGGCCGCAAGAAAGTTAAAGGAGACAAACGGCCTGCCGGCAGTATGCGGCAGAGTCTGTCCTCAGGAAGATCAGTGCGAAAAGACTTGCATAGTCGGTAAAAAGGGGCAGCCGGTATCAATCGGAAGGCTTGAAAGGTTTGCCGCAGACTACGAAAGGGAGCATGCCGAGGTGGTAATACCTGATATGCCGAAGTGGACAGGAAAGAAGGCGGCTGTTGTGGGCGCAGGCCCGGCAGGCCTTACAGTGGCAGGAGACCTCGTTAAAAAAGGGCACAAGGTTACTGTGTTTGAGGCGCTCCATGTCGCTGGCGGGGTTTTGATGTATGGCATACCTGAGTTCAGGCTGCCCAAAAAGATTGTTGAGTCCGAGGTTGAGTATCTTAAAAAGATGGGTGTTGAGATTATATGCAATGCGGTTGTCGGAAAACTTGAGACAATCGACGAACTTTTATCAAATGGCTATGATGCAGTATTCGTAGGCACAGGCGCGGGCCTGCCGATCTTCATGAACATACCCGGAGAAAATCTCATAGGCGTTTATTCTGCAAATGAATATCTTACAAGGGTAAACCTGATGCGCGCATATCAGTTCCCTGAGTTTGACACGCCTGTGCTGCGGGGCAAGAGGGTGGTTGTAATAGGCGGCGGAAATACTGCAATGGATTCTGCGCGGACAGCGATGAGGCTCTGTCCTGAAGAAGTGACAATTGTTTACCGTCGTTCAAGGGAAGAGCTGCCCGCAAGGGTTGAAGAGGTCCATCATGGAGAGGAAGAGGGTTTAAAATTCATGCTGCTTACCAATCCAATCAGATTTATAGGCGACGATGAAGGAAGGCTCAAAAAAATTGAATGTATAAAAATGGAACTTGGAGAGCCTGATGAATCTGGCAGAAAAAGGCCTGTGCCTGTAAAGGGTTCCGAATTCCAGATAGAAGTGGATGTTGCAATCATTGCGATAGGCAATGGCGCAAATCCGCTTATCCCTCAAACAACCCCTGACATCAAGCTTAATAAATGGGGCAACATAACCATCAATCAGGATACAGGCAGGACGAGCAAAAAGGGCGTATTCTCAGGCGGCGATATCGTGCGCGGCGGAGCCACAGTCATCCTTGCAATGGGCGACGGCAGGAAGGCGGCAGATTCTATGCACGAGTATATGACAACAGGGATATGGTAAGTAGATGTTCCCAGCAAATGCATATTAGTCATTTTGAAAGTGTAATAAAATTAAACAGATACGTCGGGTGTTTTTCCCCTTAACCTAAAATAAGCATCCTGCTATAGCTTGACACTGTAACTGGATAATAACTGGTTAGGCAACCCCTTTGCTAAAAGTATCAGGTGAAAAATGACAACAAAAGAAAATATGACCGAACAACTTATTTCAACACAAAAAGAAAAATTAAATTTTGACGCCCCAAGTGGACAAATACAGATTGCCTACTTCATTTTGGTTCATCGCTTTCCCGAACAGTTTAAAAGACTTTTTAAAGCCATTTACCACCCAGAAAATTACTATTTAATCCATTTAGACAAAAAAACTAGCTTAGAAATTTATGATGACATTCAAGATTTTTTAGCGAATTTTTTAAACGCATATATATTAGAGAGTGAGAATGTAGTTTGGGGCGGATATAGTATGGTTCAAGCTGAATTAAGTGGCATCAAATACCTTTTAGATATCAATGCTGAATGGGATTTTTTTGTCAACCTTAGCGGACAAGATTTTCCGCTTAAATCCCAAGATTTTATTCGTGATTTTCTTGGTAAAAACAAGGGGAATAATTTTATTAAAATTGCAAATCAGGCTACGGATAGACCAGAAACCATGAACCGCATTGAAAATTATTTTGTAGAAACAGACACTGGGTTTTCGGGAGTTCCTTACAAAAGGGCTTATCTTAAAGATGTTATTTCCTACATTGGTGGACAATGGATGATTTTGACAAGGGAATGTTGTGAATTCATTTGTAATAGTGGTGAGGTGAAAAAGTTTGAGGATTACTATCTTCATACGTTAATACCAGATGAATCGTTCTTTCAGACAGTGATGATGAATACCTCATTTAACGGAAAAATAATGAATGACGACAAAAGAGCTATCATTTGGATACCAGACATAGGCATTAAACTTCGCTCGAAAATCTTTACGGAGAGTGACACTAAATCTTTAATCGCAAGTGGAAAAATCAAACTACGCCCAAAAACTTTTATAACACAGGATCTTTCATTTCTACTCTCAAGTAATGCACTCTTTGCTCGTAAATTTGATGAAAATATAGACTCAAACATCTTGGACGTCATGGAGTCAAATTTTCATATTTACAACTAATCACAGACGAAAACAAAATCCCAAAGGAAAAACCAGGAGACGAGGAAAAACCAGGAGACGTAGATAAAAACATTGCGGAGGGAAGCTATTTGCCTAACAAAAGGATGAACCTGACTGGTATTCCGCTGAGCTCCATACCAGCAGGTTATCCTTATCGTTACCCCCCTCACTCCCCAACCTTTGCAAGAAGCCCCTTTTTCTTTACGATGCCAAAATTCCAGTGGAAAAATATGAATGAGGCGATTATGTATATTAAATTCAATCCTGTTGCCAGGAATATTTCATGGGCGGGAAAGCCGCCGCTATTGATAACTGCGCGCATACCTTCGAATATGTGGGATGAGGGTATAAATCCGGCAATGGTTTGAAGAAATGGCGGCAGCACTGCCACTGGATAAAATACTGCTGATACAGGCTGAAAAAGAAAGGCAACAGCCCATGCCAGGACTTCAGCCTCCTGGCCGAACCTGAGTATCAGGCCCATTGTAACAATTCCGAGCACCCATCCCATAACCACCAGATTAAGTATCAGCGGAATCAGGGATAGGCCGATTAGGAAAAGGTTAAAAGAATAAAACAGCCATGCAAAGAGAACCATAACGGATGCGGCAAGAAGAAGCTTTACAATGCTTACCAGCATCAGCGATGTAATATACTCCACAGGGCTTATGGGGCTTACAAAGATATTTAACAGGTTCCTTGCCCACATATCTTCAAGAAAAGATACTGACAATCCCTGCTGAGACCTGAATAATATGTCCCATAGTATAAGCGCCCCGATGAGAAAGGCTGCAAAGTCCGGAAGCGCGTCTTTAAATCTTGCAAGGTAAATTGATATAAAACCCCAGATCACGAGGTCCAGAAAAGGCCAGTAGAATACCTCCATGAGTCTTGGGAGGCTTCTCTTGTAAAGATAGAGATGCCGTATAACAATGGCCGCTATTCTGTGAATCTTCATACTCCCCTCGCAATCTTTATAAACACATCTTCAAGATTTTCAACCTTGAATTTTGTGAGAACTTCCTCGGGCCTGCCTGCGGCAATGATTTTTCCCTTATCAAGGAATATAATCCTGTCGCTCATCTCTTCCATCTCTTTCATATTGTGGGATGTATACAGGATTGACAATCCCTTTTCTTTTTGGATCTTCTTTAGAAGCCTTCTTGTCTTATCTGCAATATCAGGGTCAAGGCTTGCAGTAGGTTCATCAAGGAATAATATCTTCGGGTCATTCAAAAGCGCCTTCACAAGACAGACCCTTGTAATCTGACCTGTTGAAAGACTCCTCACGACCCTGTCCTTAATATCTTCTATCTCAAAATCCTTTAGCAGCCCGGCAATCTTTTCCTTTGGGTTTTTTACTCCGTAGAGTCTTGCAAACACAATAAGATTTTCCATGATTGTAAGCGAATACGGCATGGAAATATAGCTTGAGGAAAAGTTTACATCCTGAAGTATCTTCTCCCTGTGATGTGAAATATCTAAACCAAATATCATAATATCCCCTGATGTGGGTGTTGTGAGACCGAGGAGCATTTGGAGGGTTGTGGTCTTTCCTGCGCCATTTGGACCCAAAAGGCCGAGTATCTCACCCTGGTATACTTCAAAGGAGATATTATCAACGGCCTTATTTCCGTTAAAAGTCTTTGTTAAACTGCTTACTTCTATGATTGGATTTATCTGCATACTTTATCAAATCCTTCTATCACAAATACAGGAGGTATTCCAGAAATCAGAAAGGGCTTGCAATAATAATATGTAATGTGCTAAAACTTAACATTCTCGGGGCGTAGCGCAGCCTGGTAGCGCACCTGCTTTGGGAGCAGGGTGTCGGAGGTTCGAATCCTCTCGCCCCGACCATTTGAGTTTAGAGTTCGTAAACTAAAAACTCCTAACTGTTATATTGCGCCCGTAGCTCAGATGGATAGAGCAACTGCCTTCTAAGCAGTCGGTCAGGGGTTCGACTCCCTTCGGGCGCGCCATGTAAAGCAAGTGGACAGTGGTCAGTGATGAGTAGCTACTGAAAAGAAGTCATTTTAGTTTTTACTGATCACTGTTTACTGATAACTGTTTTTCAATGGTGGGCGTAGCTCAGCGGTTAGAGCATCGGACTGTGGCTCCGAGGGTCGGGGGTTCAAATCCCCTCGTCCACCCCAATATCATAATTGAAAATTGCGCCCGTAGCTCAGTTGGATAGAGCGACGGACTTCGAATCCGAAGGTCGCAGGTTCGACTCCTGCCGGGCGCGCGTTTTGCGCCTGTAGCTCAGTGGATAGAGCATCAGCCTCCGGAGCTGAGGGCCAGAGGTTCAAATCCTCTCAGGCGCGCCAGTTTTACTCACCTAGCGCCTCAAGCTTTGCAAGGGATTTTATAATAATCTCTTTCCTCTTTATTTCAATTATACCCTCGTCTTTGAAGCTCTTTAAAAGACGAATGGCTGTTTCCTGTGTTATCCCCAAAAGCTCCGCTATTTCAAGCCTTGACAGGGAAAGGTTTAATTTTATCTTTCCCTTTTCTGCAATGCCATATTCCTTTGATAAGGTATAGAGGAGATGGGCCATCTTCTCCCTCGCATTCATAAGACCCATGCTTCCTATCTTTGAATAGGCATGGTCAAGTTCCTTGCTTAAGGCAACAATTATCTTTTTTGCAATTGAAGGATGCCCCTCAATTATCCTGAAAAACGCATTTTTTTCTATGAAACAGAGTTCGCAGTCATCCATTGCCATGGCTGTATTGGCATATCTCTTGCCGTTATAAAATGTCTCCATCCCAATAAGCTCACCCGGCTGAAGTATCTTTATAATCTGCTCCTTGCCGTCTTTTGAAGTTTTCAAGAGCTTTACCCTTCCTGATTTTACAACATAAAAACCTGGGCATTGACCTCCCTCTATAAATATCACATCTCTTTTATTGTAAAATGATGTCGTAACAGCATCCTTAAAAATTTCAAGCTGCTCATCCGTAAGGTCGGAAAAGAGCGTATTCTCCTTGATCTTGCAGTAACATATAAGACAAAGCGACTCAGTAGACATGGGCAAATCATATTAAATCCTGCGGGACATTGCAAGCAGGTTATTTGTCAAAAAATATTCTTGACTTGATAATTTACTTATGCAAGCATTAACAAATATAAATCTTTCGTGACTGACGGAATGAAGGTGGACAACCACAATGGAGCGAAAGATAAAAAGATAAGCCGACCGTCTGGGCAAGGAAAAGAGAGATTGTAAAATCTTTTTTTGAAAGCCAAGATGGTTTTTTTATTATCTGTAAATACTATAAGTGAAGGTTTGTTCCTACAGATAAAATATAATAAAACACAGCATCATGCCTAATAGAGATACCCACCATCCGGTCAAAGGAATAATAAATTCACTTGGCGTTGTCTTTGGAGATATCGGCACAAGCCCTATCTACACACTCACGGTTATTTTCCTCATTACAAAACCCACAGCAGCCAATGTGATAGGTATCCTTTCTCTTGTTGTCTGGACACTGATAATTCTTGTAACTATTGAATATGCCTGGCTTGCCACAAGCCTGAGCAGGAAAGGTGAGGGAGGCACCATTGTGCTCCAGGGAATACTTGTCCGCTTTCTTAAATCCGGCAGGCAGGCGGCATTTGTTTCGCTCCTCTCATTTATCGGAATTTCTTTGCTTATTGGCGATGGGGTTATAACCCCTGCCATAAGCATACTCAGCGCCGTTGAAGGCATACTTCTCATCCCCGGCTTTGAATCAATTGGAAACAATGTCCTCATTATTATCGCAGGTGCAATCTCTATTATCCTCTTCTCATTTCAGCAAAGGGGAACAGAAAAGGTCGCCGGGATATTCGGACCAGTAATGTTCGTCTGGTTTCTTGTATTAACAATATCAGGTGTTCTATCAATAATACATGTTCCGTCTGTAGTTAAGGCTGTAAATCCTTATTATGCAATAAATTTTATGGCACACAATGGAATAGCCGGATTCTTTGTGCTTTCTGAAGTAATTTTGTGCGCTACCGGCGGCGAGGCATTATATGCAGACATGGGGCATCTTGGCAGGTTGCCCATTGTCAGGGCGTGGTATTTTGTATTTACTGCCATTGTTCTGAACTACCTGGGGCAAGGTGCGTTTCTCATCCAGCATCCGGAGGCAAAAAATGTGTTGTTTGAAATGATATTCAGCCAGGCGCAAATGCTCTACATCCCGTTTCTCATTCTCACCATCATGGCAACCATCATAGCGTCGCAGGCAATGATTAGCGGCATGTTCTCGGTAGTGTATCAGGGGATTATTACCCATATCCTCCCCATGTTTAAGGTGGATTACACATCTCGGGAGATGCGGTCGCAAATATATATCGGCGCTGTCAACTGGTTTCTGCTTTTCTCCGTCATCTTCATTATGTTTGAATTCAAAGAGTCTGCGCGTCTTGCCGCGGCATACGGCCTTGCAGTAACAGGGACAATGGCTCTTACAGGCATAATGATGACATGGATATTCTATCTGAAGCATAGATATATAAAAGCCGCTGTCGCAACCTTCGTTACGGCAGTGGATGTCATTTTTCTTGTTTCAAACATGTACAAAATTCCCCATGGCGGGTATTGGTCCCTCATCATAGCCGCAGTGCCGTTCATCATTATTCTCATCTATACCAAAGGCCAGAAAAGGCTTTATCGTGCGCTCCGCCCTCTTGATATGGAAGTCTTTCTTACAAGCTACAAGCAAATATATAATGAATGCCCGAAGATAAAGGGAACGGCTCTATTCTTTACAAAAAGTACGGATGTGGTTCATCCCTATATCGTCCATACGATGTTTAGAAACAACATCGTATATGAAGATAATATTTTCCTCTCTCTTATTATATTGCATGAACCCTTTGGCATTTCAGGCTCGTTTAGCGGCGAACTTGCATCTGGACTTCGATCATTTGTGATTCAGATGGGATACATGGAGGTAGTTGATGTGGAGGATATACTGAAAAAAGCGGGAATAAACGAAAAAACAATATTCTACGGCCTTGAGGATATAACAACCACAAACATTATCTGGAAGATGTTTTCTGTTATTAAAAAGCTCACGCCTACTTTCGTCAAGTTCTACAAACTTCCGGGCAACAAGCTCCATGGTGTGGTTACAAGGATTGAGATATAAAATTCCTTAACCCAGAAAATGCAATCGCGACCCCTTTGC comes from Deltaproteobacteria bacterium and encodes:
- a CDS encoding sulfide/dihydroorotate dehydrogenase-like FAD/NAD-binding protein is translated as MFEIAEKKQLSHTVSLFRIKAPQIAKKRKAGQFIIIRLNEHGERIPLTIVDSDAAEGTISIISQEVGKTTSLLGALEKGDSIMDVVGPLGRPTHIENFGTAVCVGGGIGAAPVYPIAKALKAAGNKVISIIGARTKEILILEDEMKKTSDELYVTTDDGSYGHHGFVTQVLQKFIDEKRKIDIVVGIGPIPMMKAVCNVTRSHKIHTVVSLNPIMVDGTGMCGTCRVTIGGKNQFVCVDGPEFDGHEVDFDELIRRNRSYLKEEKMAMEEATYHEGARCYDRSGS
- the gltA gene encoding NADPH-dependent glutamate synthase, translated to MDPKEIKERMKIPKQPMPEQEPKERVRNFYEVPYGYTAELAIEEAKRCIQCKNPLCIGGCPVNIDIPWFIRLIAEGKFVEAARKLKETNGLPAVCGRVCPQEDQCEKTCIVGKKGQPVSIGRLERFAADYEREHAEVVIPDMPKWTGKKAAVVGAGPAGLTVAGDLVKKGHKVTVFEALHVAGGVLMYGIPEFRLPKKIVESEVEYLKKMGVEIICNAVVGKLETIDELLSNGYDAVFVGTGAGLPIFMNIPGENLIGVYSANEYLTRVNLMRAYQFPEFDTPVLRGKRVVVIGGGNTAMDSARTAMRLCPEEVTIVYRRSREELPARVEEVHHGEEEGLKFMLLTNPIRFIGDDEGRLKKIECIKMELGEPDESGRKRPVPVKGSEFQIEVDVAIIAIGNGANPLIPQTTPDIKLNKWGNITINQDTGRTSKKGVFSGGDIVRGGATVILAMGDGRKAADSMHEYMTTGIW
- a CDS encoding beta-1,6-N-acetylglucosaminyltransferase, translated to MTTKENMTEQLISTQKEKLNFDAPSGQIQIAYFILVHRFPEQFKRLFKAIYHPENYYLIHLDKKTSLEIYDDIQDFLANFLNAYILESENVVWGGYSMVQAELSGIKYLLDINAEWDFFVNLSGQDFPLKSQDFIRDFLGKNKGNNFIKIANQATDRPETMNRIENYFVETDTGFSGVPYKRAYLKDVISYIGGQWMILTRECCEFICNSGEVKKFEDYYLHTLIPDESFFQTVMMNTSFNGKIMNDDKRAIIWIPDIGIKLRSKIFTESDTKSLIASGKIKLRPKTFITQDLSFLLSSNALFARKFDENIDSNILDVMESNFHIYN
- a CDS encoding ABC transporter permease — encoded protein: MKIHRIAAIVIRHLYLYKRSLPRLMEVFYWPFLDLVIWGFISIYLARFKDALPDFAAFLIGALILWDILFRSQQGLSVSFLEDMWARNLLNIFVSPISPVEYITSLMLVSIVKLLLAASVMVLFAWLFYSFNLFLIGLSLIPLILNLVVMGWVLGIVTMGLILRFGQEAEVLAWAVAFLFQPVSAVFYPVAVLPPFLQTIAGFIPSSHIFEGMRAVINSGGFPAHEIFLATGLNLIYIIASFIFFHWNFGIVKKKGLLAKVGE
- a CDS encoding ABC transporter ATP-binding protein, producing MQINPIIEVSSLTKTFNGNKAVDNISFEVYQGEILGLLGPNGAGKTTTLQMLLGLTTPTSGDIMIFGLDISHHREKILQDVNFSSSYISMPYSLTIMENLIVFARLYGVKNPKEKIAGLLKDFEIEDIKDRVVRSLSTGQITRVCLVKALLNDPKILFLDEPTASLDPDIADKTRRLLKKIQKEKGLSILYTSHNMKEMEEMSDRIIFLDKGKIIAAGRPEEVLTKFKVENLEDVFIKIARGV
- a CDS encoding Crp/Fnr family transcriptional regulator, with product MSTESLCLICYCKIKENTLFSDLTDEQLEIFKDAVTTSFYNKRDVIFIEGGQCPGFYVVKSGRVKLLKTSKDGKEQIIKILQPGELIGMETFYNGKRYANTAMAMDDCELCFIEKNAFFRIIEGHPSIAKKIIVALSKELDHAYSKIGSMGLMNAREKMAHLLYTLSKEYGIAEKGKIKLNLSLSRLEIAELLGITQETAIRLLKSFKDEGIIEIKRKEIIIKSLAKLEALGE
- a CDS encoding KUP/HAK/KT family potassium transporter, which encodes MPNRDTHHPVKGIINSLGVVFGDIGTSPIYTLTVIFLITKPTAANVIGILSLVVWTLIILVTIEYAWLATSLSRKGEGGTIVLQGILVRFLKSGRQAAFVSLLSFIGISLLIGDGVITPAISILSAVEGILLIPGFESIGNNVLIIIAGAISIILFSFQQRGTEKVAGIFGPVMFVWFLVLTISGVLSIIHVPSVVKAVNPYYAINFMAHNGIAGFFVLSEVILCATGGEALYADMGHLGRLPIVRAWYFVFTAIVLNYLGQGAFLIQHPEAKNVLFEMIFSQAQMLYIPFLILTIMATIIASQAMISGMFSVVYQGIITHILPMFKVDYTSREMRSQIYIGAVNWFLLFSVIFIMFEFKESARLAAAYGLAVTGTMALTGIMMTWIFYLKHRYIKAAVATFVTAVDVIFLVSNMYKIPHGGYWSLIIAAVPFIIILIYTKGQKRLYRALRPLDMEVFLTSYKQIYNECPKIKGTALFFTKSTDVVHPYIVHTMFRNNIVYEDNIFLSLIILHEPFGISGSFSGELASGLRSFVIQMGYMEVVDVEDILKKAGINEKTIFYGLEDITTTNIIWKMFSVIKKLTPTFVKFYKLPGNKLHGVVTRIEI